AAGATCCTCCCCCACGACGTTCACCCGGATGATGGACGACTCGGAGGAGTGGCGGGCGGCGTTGGTGAGCAAGTTGCCCAGCACCTGGACGACGCGCCGCCGGTCCGCCAGCACCAGGGGGACGTCGGGCTCGACGTCGATGGCTAGGTTGTTCCTGCCCCCGGCGGTTGTGAAGACGCTCCTCGCCCGCTCCACCAGCACAGCCGCCTCCGCCGGTTCGGGACTGACCGCCAGCGTGCCTGTCTCGATGCGGGTCACGTCAAGAAGGTCGGAGACCAGGTCGTGCATGTGGTCGGCCTGCTCCCCGATGATACGGAGGAACTGGCGAATCACGGCGGGGTCCAGGTCCGTGGGCGACTCCAGTACCGTGGCGGTGGAGCCCTTGATGGAGGTCAGGGGAGCCCTAAGCTCGTGGCTCACCATGGCCAGGAACTCGGCCCGCAGACGCTCCTGCTCCTCAACATTGGCCATATCCTGCATGGTCACGACCACCGACTCCACCGCGTCCCCATCGGAGAGGACGGGCGTTACGTTGAGCAGCGCCGTGGCTCTCCGCCCGTCAGGGACCTCTAGGACGATCTCCTCGGCCCGCAGCGTCTCCCCCACGCTCAGAAGCTCGGCTAGGGGAAACTCCCGCAGGGAGACCTCCCGCCCGTCGGCCCGCCGGAAGCTTACCTCCTCCAGCAACTGTTCCAGACTCTGTTCCGGGCCGCGCAGCCCGTCCACGATCCTCAGGGCTTCCCGATTGATGAAGGAAAGCGTCCCCGTACCTGCGTTGAAGACCACGACGCCCACCGGAGAGGTGTCGATCAGCGTCTCCAGATCGGCCTTGGCCCGCCGTTCCTCCCGGTGCCGGCGGGCGTTGGCGATCACCAGCGCCGCCTGGGCGGAGAGCATCACCAGGATCTCCTCATCCTCCTGGCTGAATTCCCGACCCTCTGCCTCGTGGGCGAGGTAGATAGTACCCACGCCGACACCCCGGTGGCGGATTGGCGTCACCAGCAGGGCGAACGCCGTCACCGGAGGCGAGAACTTGGGCATCCCCAGCGCGCTCAGGTGGCCGGCGATGTCAGAAACTCGCAGGGGCACTTTGACCCCGCTGAGATATTCGAAGAAACCCAACCCCTGGGGCAATTCCCACAGCCTCTGATGTTCCTCCCGGGTTAGTCCGGAAACGAAGAAGTCAGGCCGCTGCCCAGCTTTGTCCAGAATGGTTATCGCTCCGTAGCGGGAGCCGGTCAGGGTTCTTGCGCTGTCCACCACCTCCTGCAGCACCGTGTCGAAGTCCAGGCTCTCATTGATGCGCAGGCTGGCTTGGCTCAGCCTGGCGAGCCGGTCCCGCAGGGCGGCCTCGTTCTCCGACAGCGGTTCATGCGGTAGGTCCAACTCACCACCTCCATGCGACTACGCAGGCCCGTCTTCCCGGGCCGCAGGAATCGGCGTCCGCCGGGGCAATTATGCCAGTTTTGCCGACACATCACAATAGGTCATAGAATATCGGCGGATAGATCACGGCTATATCATACGCGCATAGTATAATTCAAAGCGAGTGTAGCCAGCAAGTGGACAGTGCTGCGCTTTGGGCGCGAGAAGAATTGCTCGGGGTTTGGAATCCGTACCTCACCGGTTGACCGCGACAGCGGAAGGGATAGCAAGTGTACCGCTTTACCTCGTTCCTGCTCGTGTTTCTGTTCTTCCTAGTTTTCACTGGGCAAGTTTCAGCGTCAAGTCATTGTGAGTTTCGCTTAGGCTTTGCTACCCTGCGTGACCTTATCGGTCACGGCATCGTCGGCGAGTGCTTGGAAAACGAGCACTACAACGACATCGGCGATAGCAACCAGCACACCACCGGCGGCCTGCTCGCATGGCGCAAAGCCGACAACCGGACGGCGTTCACCGACGGCTACCGCACCTGGATCAACGGGCCGAACGGCCTAGTACAGCGCCTCAATACTGAGCGTTTCGAGTGGGAAGCCGATTACGCCCCCGGCGGCGGCATTGCAACGCCGACTCCGACGCCTATCCCGCCACCTACGCCCACGCCACCGCCGGCTACACCGACGCCCGCTCCACCACCAGCTACACCCACGCCACCACCGGCTGCACCGACTCCCACTGCACCCACACCTACACCGGCTCCACCCGTGCCCGCCGGTAGCGTCGCCTCCGACCGGGCCGCACTGGTGGCCTTATATAAATCCACCGGCGGTGCGCGCTGGGTGACCCGGACCAACTGGCTGACCAGCCGTCCCTTGGGCACATGGCACGGCGTGACCACCAACGCCGCAGGCCGTGTCATTAAATTGGCCCTCGTCGCCAA
Above is a window of Chloroflexota bacterium DNA encoding:
- a CDS encoding ATP-binding protein; the protein is MDLPHEPLSENEAALRDRLARLSQASLRINESLDFDTVLQEVVDSARTLTGSRYGAITILDKAGQRPDFFVSGLTREEHQRLWELPQGLGFFEYLSGVKVPLRVSDIAGHLSALGMPKFSPPVTAFALLVTPIRHRGVGVGTIYLAHEAEGREFSQEDEEILVMLSAQAALVIANARRHREERRAKADLETLIDTSPVGVVVFNAGTGTLSFINREALRIVDGLRGPEQSLEQLLEEVSFRRADGREVSLREFPLAELLSVGETLRAEEIVLEVPDGRRATALLNVTPVLSDGDAVESVVVTMQDMANVEEQERLRAEFLAMVSHELRAPLTSIKGSTATVLESPTDLDPAVIRQFLRIIGEQADHMHDLVSDLLDVTRIETGTLAVSPEPAEAAVLVERARSVFTTAGGRNNLAIDVEPDVPLVLADRRRVVQVLGNLLTNAARHSSESSIIRVNVVGEDLHVTFSVADEGRGIPAESLSHLFRKFSRVQSDEQGGDTGLGLAICKGIVEAHGGRIWAESDGPGLGARFTFTLPTVGETGSGTAGSRSSSSSRSSRRRQGERVRVLVVEDDPKDLRYVQDTLIQSGYAPIVSGDPEEALRLLAEERPQLVLLDLMLPATDGIELMQEMLSTADVPIIFLSAYGRDELIAPAFGMGAADYVVKPFSPTELTARIGAALRRREVPEPSEPYVLGDLTIDYTERGVTLAGRAVHLLPMEYRLLAELSVSAGRVLTYEHLLERVWGEMGSGDLRPMRTIVRKLRGKLGDDARNPTYIFTEPRVGYRMPKGETQEENG